One Pseudomonas entomophila genomic window carries:
- a CDS encoding response regulator transcription factor, giving the protein MPRVLTIEDDAVTGQEIVAELTSHGLEVDWADNGREGLSKAIAGGYDLITVDRMLPEVDGLTIVTTLRSLKIATPILMISALSDVDERVRGLRAGGDDYLTKPFASDEMAARVEVLLRRNSTPMTQTRLQVADLELDLISHEARRGEQSLNLLPTEYKLLEYLMRHSGQVITRMMIFEEVWGYHFDPGTNLIDVHIGRLRKKIDSPGQTPLIRTVRGSGYAIAEPV; this is encoded by the coding sequence ATGCCACGCGTACTGACCATCGAAGACGATGCCGTCACCGGCCAGGAAATCGTCGCCGAACTCACCAGCCATGGCCTGGAGGTCGATTGGGCCGACAACGGTCGTGAAGGCCTGTCCAAAGCCATCGCCGGTGGCTATGACCTGATCACCGTGGACCGCATGCTGCCCGAAGTCGACGGTCTGACCATCGTCACCACCCTGCGCAGCCTGAAAATCGCCACCCCGATCCTGATGATCAGCGCCCTCTCCGATGTCGACGAGCGCGTGCGTGGCCTGCGCGCCGGTGGTGACGACTACCTGACCAAGCCGTTCGCTTCGGACGAAATGGCCGCAAGGGTCGAAGTGTTGCTGCGCCGCAACAGCACGCCCATGACCCAGACCCGCCTGCAGGTCGCCGACCTGGAACTGGACCTGATCAGCCACGAGGCGCGTCGCGGCGAGCAGTCGCTGAACCTGCTGCCCACCGAATACAAGCTGCTGGAATACCTGATGCGCCACTCCGGCCAGGTGATCACCCGGATGATGATCTTCGAAGAGGTCTGGGGTTATCACTTCGACCCCGGCACCAACCTGATCGACGTGCACATCGGGCGCCTGCGCAAGAAGATCGACTCACCCGGCCAGACTCCCCTGATCCGTACCGTGCGGGGCTCCGGCTATGCTATTGCCGAACCCGTCTAA